A DNA window from Helianthus annuus cultivar XRQ/B chromosome 15, HanXRQr2.0-SUNRISE, whole genome shotgun sequence contains the following coding sequences:
- the LOC110913397 gene encoding extensin-3-like, with the protein MRGRHDHEAGPSHRRTPSATYCSDSHMDWRNYLEPARRSVSLSSSPSYHNSFGPHQEEEPQDSHHSHHSLQRSGSRHSFQNPTPYFHSRFNPINQIAEPVGHNPLGPADHFLEYQDMDVDDDPDPAMPPSGTPTHPIEISSGSSFTGSPYRGPGIWAERWSTYKWEFTPPYHNSHPPQRAPSEDPYFQAITPPPALEQPPPPEPSRRRRSARMSVRGGFHFNTPQNSSNYPPIFEDPQMGGPSNSVSEVDSAPVAPAPPPPMGYENPIPAYPDAAGYNPFEPQTYSGYNYHAPAVDPYMRQQTLMLSTPHLFHPRT; encoded by the coding sequence ATGAGGGGAAGGCACGATCACGAAGCAGGGCCTTCGCATAGACGAACACCTTCTGCGACCTACTGCTCCGACTCACACATGGATTGGAGAAATTACCTCGAACCAGCGAGACGCTCCGTTTCGCTCAGTTCTTCGCCCTCTTACCATAACTCTTTTGGGCCACATCAAGAAGAAGAGCCTCAGGACTCGCACCACTCACATCATTCTTTGCAGCGTTCGGGTTCTCGTCATTCTTTCCAGAACCCCACTCCTTATTTTCATAGTCGTTTCAACCCGATTAACCAAATCgctgaaccagtgggtcataacccattGGGGCCAGCAGATCACTTTCTAGAGTACCAAGATATGGATGTGGACGACGATCCAGATCCCGCCATGCCACCTTCTGGGACGCCCACGCATCCCATAGAGATCTCCAGCGGTTCTTCATTTACAGGATCGCCATACAGAGGCCCCGGCATATGGGCCGAAAGGTGGAGCACTTACAAGTGGGAGTTTACTCCCCCTTACCACAACTCACATCCACCACAGCGGGCTCCCTCTGAGGACCCATATTTTCAAGCGATCACGCCACCGCCAGCACTAGAGCAACCTCCACCACCAGAACCGTCGAGGCGAAGAAGAagcgcacggatgtccgtgcgagggggtttCCATTTCAACACCCCACAAAACTCCAGCAACTATCCTCCTATCtttgaagacccacaaatgggcgGGCCTTCAAATTCTGTGTCAGAAGTCGACTCTGCACCGGTCGCTcctgcaccaccaccacccatggGTTATGAAAACCCAATCCCTGCTTACCCAGATGCAGCTgggtacaacccgtttgagcctCAAACTTACTCGGGTTATAACTACCATGCACCTGCTGTCGACCCATACATGAGGCAGCAAACTTTAATGCTCTCTACCCCTCACCTTTTCCACCCGCGTACCTAA